The following proteins are co-located in the Paludibaculum fermentans genome:
- a CDS encoding RNA polymerase sigma factor: MSATMIQAKAQWKLALGGMSEFHEIVDHHASMVRRIASVYERDPGRIEDLMQDIWFAVWRALPLLRNQATIRGFIARIAQNVCVTHVRRAVARPAQALTDTFPDPAMPVHDAMAQSARVNRLLEAVRALPDSLKAVATLYLEEMPIREIAVALGISEGNVSVRLHRVKSAIRLSMGDPL, encoded by the coding sequence TTGTCAGCGACTATGATTCAGGCGAAGGCGCAATGGAAGTTGGCGTTGGGCGGAATGTCTGAGTTTCACGAGATTGTCGACCACCACGCATCCATGGTGCGGCGCATCGCGTCAGTCTATGAACGCGATCCCGGCCGCATCGAGGACCTCATGCAGGACATCTGGTTCGCTGTCTGGCGGGCCTTGCCGCTGCTGAGGAACCAGGCCACCATCAGGGGATTCATTGCCCGAATCGCCCAGAATGTATGTGTTACCCATGTCCGCCGCGCCGTCGCACGGCCTGCTCAGGCTCTTACGGACACTTTCCCTGATCCGGCCATGCCTGTTCACGACGCGATGGCACAGTCCGCTCGCGTCAATCGTCTCCTGGAGGCGGTGCGGGCGTTGCCGGACAGTCTCAAAGCGGTCGCAACCCTTTATCTCGAGGAGATGCCGATCAGGGAGATTGCCGTCGCCCTGGGCATCAGCGAAGGCAATGTCTCAGTCCGGCTCCATCGCGTCAAATCGGCCATCAGGCTCAGCATGGGAGATCCTTTATGA
- a CDS encoding low molecular weight phosphatase family protein encodes MRAFPLAAAWLISAAAITAQPVPDRHAAARFLGRPVTITEPALDADGFFPKGPASLCLEGPPRRQCYKAEEEFGRFPRAEIVEISRGTSALLFSVASGGVSGWRVHFALLRPGPDETLEDLFLSDTTVSNQSEHKFIRQPGISASPIFVTADYVLGMDEGHYGEHRYIISAYLWRRSLEHNGSFYTLADRFMTVRKYESIDQPDVIERERREILARLRRVVGARSPRPKPRPPVAR; translated from the coding sequence ATGCGTGCCTTCCCGTTAGCGGCAGCCTGGCTGATTTCGGCCGCGGCCATCACCGCTCAGCCGGTCCCGGATCGCCACGCTGCTGCGCGCTTCCTGGGCCGTCCGGTGACGATCACGGAACCTGCGCTGGACGCCGATGGGTTCTTCCCCAAAGGGCCGGCCTCTCTCTGCCTGGAGGGCCCCCCGCGGCGCCAATGCTACAAAGCCGAGGAGGAATTTGGGCGATTTCCCCGGGCCGAGATCGTGGAAATCAGCAGGGGCACTTCGGCGCTGCTATTCTCGGTGGCCAGCGGCGGAGTAAGCGGATGGCGTGTCCACTTCGCGCTTCTGCGCCCCGGACCGGACGAAACACTGGAAGACCTCTTTCTGTCGGATACGACCGTATCCAACCAGAGCGAGCACAAATTCATCCGGCAACCCGGCATCTCGGCTTCTCCGATCTTCGTCACCGCCGACTATGTTCTCGGAATGGATGAAGGCCACTACGGCGAGCATCGTTACATAATCTCGGCGTACCTTTGGCGCCGGTCTCTAGAGCACAACGGCTCCTTCTACACTCTGGCGGACCGCTTCATGACAGTCAGGAAGTACGAGTCAATAGACCAGCCTGACGTAATTGAGCGGGAACGAAGGGAGATCCTCGCCAGGCTGCGGCGCGTGGTCGGCGCCCGGTCCCCTCGGCCTAAGCCTCGACCACCTGTTGCGCGGTAA
- a CDS encoding SMP-30/gluconolactonase/LRE family protein, whose protein sequence is MLRTVPLALLALVSIARVYPQDTRSTTPIDGRGAGAILTPGEQWVLLGQGYQLTADSAVDNSGNVYFTDSYRNRIMKVDPAGRITTWKENSNGAHGIAFGPDGRLYAGQHDRKRVVAFSPGGEESVLAEGVQSHHLTVTARNDIYLSQPPAHMVWLVKPDGRKRVVHEGMEWPRGVRASNTQPLLAIADSRTPWVWLFQIGGDGSLLNPKQFCGLEAGDATSGIDSGGMTFDSQGYLYVATQQGVQVCDPQGRVSAILRPPGTGGLTNVFFGGTGFQWLYVTEVDRIYRRPARRRGVPLPTAPGGQPPGR, encoded by the coding sequence ATGCTTCGCACCGTCCCGCTCGCACTCCTGGCTCTCGTCTCGATTGCGCGTGTGTACCCGCAGGACACCCGGTCCACAACTCCCATTGATGGCCGCGGTGCCGGCGCGATCCTCACACCCGGCGAGCAGTGGGTGCTGCTAGGCCAGGGCTATCAGCTCACCGCGGATTCCGCCGTGGACAACAGCGGCAATGTCTACTTCACCGACTCCTACCGCAATCGGATCATGAAGGTCGATCCCGCCGGCAGGATCACCACCTGGAAGGAGAACAGCAACGGCGCGCATGGCATTGCCTTTGGCCCGGACGGCCGCCTCTACGCCGGCCAGCACGATCGCAAAAGAGTCGTGGCCTTCTCGCCCGGCGGCGAGGAGTCGGTGCTTGCGGAAGGGGTCCAGTCGCACCACCTCACGGTCACCGCTCGGAATGACATCTACCTCAGCCAGCCTCCCGCCCACATGGTGTGGTTGGTAAAGCCGGATGGGCGTAAGCGTGTTGTTCACGAAGGCATGGAGTGGCCGCGCGGAGTGCGTGCTTCCAATACCCAGCCGCTTCTCGCAATTGCGGATTCGCGCACCCCCTGGGTCTGGCTCTTTCAGATAGGCGGCGATGGCTCCCTGCTCAACCCGAAACAGTTCTGCGGCCTGGAGGCCGGAGACGCAACCTCCGGGATCGATTCCGGCGGCATGACATTTGACTCGCAAGGCTATTTGTACGTCGCGACACAGCAGGGTGTGCAGGTATGCGATCCACAAGGCCGGGTCAGCGCAATCCTTCGGCCTCCGGGTACCGGCGGCCTCACCAATGTCTTCTTTGGAGGCACCGGATTTCAGTGGCTCTACGTAACCGAAGTGGACAGAATCTACCGGCGCCCGGCCAGGCGCCGAGGCGTCCCGTTACCAACTGCCCCAGGCGGCCAGCCCCCTGGACGTTAG
- the egtD gene encoding L-histidine N(alpha)-methyltransferase — MAATATAVAPLEQFATDVRSGLAKPRKELPSKYFYDALGSALFEAICLLPEYGLTRADERVLSRHTQEIVSRIPHPVLVSELGSGSGRKTRQILGALCKRGPVSYYPIEISPKALASCAAELDDIDCLSIVGIEREYLDGLRSVAAARPAGAHMLVLFLGSTIGNFDTGADARFLREVRGTLRPGDSLLLGTDLVKRADLMLDAYNDSLGVTAAFNLNLLSRINRELEGNFELRQFEHLARFNEATSSIEMHIVSKQRQLVSVRHSGIATTFEEGETIWTETCHKYTRPEIARLAAASGFRVEAQWVDEAWPFAESLFLAE, encoded by the coding sequence ATGGCAGCCACAGCGACCGCCGTTGCCCCGCTGGAGCAGTTTGCTACCGACGTCCGGAGCGGACTCGCCAAGCCGCGGAAGGAGCTGCCGTCGAAGTACTTCTACGACGCGTTAGGTTCCGCGCTGTTTGAGGCGATCTGCCTGCTGCCGGAGTATGGCCTGACGCGCGCGGATGAGCGAGTTCTCTCCCGGCATACCCAGGAGATTGTGAGCCGCATTCCGCATCCGGTGCTGGTCTCCGAGCTCGGCAGCGGCAGCGGACGGAAGACGCGCCAGATTCTGGGCGCCTTGTGCAAGCGTGGGCCGGTTTCGTACTACCCGATTGAGATCTCACCTAAGGCACTTGCCTCTTGTGCAGCGGAGCTGGATGACATCGACTGCCTGAGCATCGTGGGCATCGAACGGGAGTACCTGGACGGCCTGAGGTCCGTGGCCGCGGCGCGGCCCGCGGGCGCGCACATGCTGGTTCTATTCCTCGGCAGCACGATTGGCAATTTCGATACAGGCGCCGATGCAAGGTTTCTGCGGGAGGTTCGAGGTACTCTGCGACCCGGTGATTCGCTGCTGCTCGGAACGGACCTGGTCAAACGAGCCGACCTGATGCTGGACGCGTACAACGACTCACTTGGGGTCACGGCAGCCTTCAATCTCAACCTGCTCTCGCGCATTAATCGCGAGCTGGAGGGAAACTTCGAGCTGCGCCAGTTCGAGCATCTGGCGCGATTCAACGAAGCAACGTCGAGCATCGAGATGCACATCGTGTCCAAGCAGCGGCAACTGGTCAGTGTGCGGCACAGCGGGATTGCGACCACATTTGAGGAGGGCGAGACCATCTGGACGGAGACGTGCCACAAGTACACTCGTCCCGAGATTGCGCGTCTCGCGGCTGCTTCCGGATTCCGCGTCGAGGCCCAGTGGGTGGATGAAGCGTGGCCCTTCGCCGAGAGCCTGTTTTTGGCCGAATGA
- a CDS encoding FAD-containing oxidoreductase, with amino-acid sequence MDRAVTGQYSAIVIGTGQAGPSLAAKLAGAGQKVAIIERAKFGGTCVNTGCIPTKTLVASARAAYIARRAADFGVMIDGSISVDMKRVKARKDQVSGASRTGLEHRLKNTPNCTVYEGHARFLSDREVQVGDAVLTAERIYINTGGRATVPAISGLDQVPYLTNSSMMDVDFLPPHLVIIGGSYIGLEFAQMYRRFGSKVTIVERGARLIAREDPAVCDAIRTILENEQIEVRLNADCIAVAKTAEGVEVRVNCGSGDNTVHGSHLLLAVGRQPNTDDLGLENTGIRRNRRGYIEVDDQLQTSVPGVWAMGDCNGRGAFTHTSYNDFEIVAANLLDHDPRRVSDRITAYALYIDPPLGRAGMTESEILSSGRPALVGARPMTRVGRANEKGETQGFMRVTVDAETKMILGAAILGVEGDEAIHCILDVMYAKAPYTVLQRAMHIHPTVSELIPTVLGELKPLEKTT; translated from the coding sequence ATGGACCGGGCTGTTACGGGGCAGTACAGCGCGATCGTGATCGGAACTGGGCAGGCGGGACCGTCTCTCGCCGCGAAGTTAGCGGGCGCGGGACAGAAGGTCGCCATCATCGAGCGTGCCAAGTTCGGAGGCACGTGTGTCAACACAGGGTGCATTCCCACCAAAACCCTCGTCGCCAGCGCACGGGCTGCCTACATTGCGCGCCGTGCGGCCGACTTCGGGGTGATGATCGACGGCTCAATCAGCGTCGATATGAAGCGCGTGAAAGCGCGCAAGGACCAGGTCTCCGGGGCGTCACGAACAGGCCTCGAACACAGGCTCAAAAATACGCCCAACTGCACGGTATACGAAGGACATGCGCGATTCCTGTCCGACCGTGAAGTACAGGTGGGCGACGCTGTCCTGACCGCTGAGCGGATCTACATCAATACCGGAGGACGGGCCACGGTGCCGGCCATTTCCGGCCTGGACCAGGTGCCGTATCTCACCAACTCGTCGATGATGGACGTCGACTTCCTGCCGCCGCATCTCGTCATTATCGGGGGCAGTTACATCGGCCTCGAGTTCGCGCAGATGTACCGGCGGTTTGGCAGCAAGGTGACGATTGTGGAGCGTGGCGCGCGGCTGATCGCCCGGGAAGATCCGGCGGTTTGCGATGCGATCCGGACGATCCTGGAAAACGAACAGATCGAGGTCCGCCTGAACGCGGATTGCATCGCGGTGGCGAAGACGGCCGAGGGCGTGGAAGTCCGGGTGAACTGCGGCTCCGGCGACAACACGGTGCACGGATCCCACCTGCTGCTGGCGGTGGGACGGCAGCCCAATACGGACGACCTGGGCCTGGAGAATACGGGCATCCGGCGCAACCGGCGAGGCTACATCGAAGTCGACGACCAACTGCAAACCAGCGTACCCGGCGTATGGGCGATGGGCGATTGCAATGGACGAGGCGCGTTTACGCATACGTCCTACAACGACTTTGAGATCGTGGCGGCGAACCTGCTGGACCACGATCCGCGGCGTGTATCAGACCGCATTACGGCTTACGCACTCTACATTGATCCGCCACTGGGGCGTGCCGGAATGACTGAGTCAGAGATCCTGAGCTCAGGACGCCCTGCCCTGGTTGGAGCGCGCCCGATGACACGGGTTGGGCGGGCCAATGAGAAGGGTGAAACACAGGGCTTCATGCGGGTCACGGTCGACGCCGAAACGAAGATGATTCTCGGCGCGGCTATTCTCGGCGTCGAAGGCGACGAAGCAATCCACTGCATTCTGGATGTGATGTACGCGAAGGCCCCGTATACGGTGCTGCAGCGGGCGATGCACATTCATCCCACCGTCTCCGAACTCATCCCAACAGTGTTGGGCGAACTGAAACCACTCGAGAAAACCACCTAA
- a CDS encoding carboxylesterase/lipase family protein: MRTAAGLFLFTLAALSNPTSPAAAEAPVASVTGGSIRGLLDSSLPGGGVFKGIPFARPPVKDLRWREPQPVQPWKGVRDANRVSASCIQPALGNGRFLKPLAERYGTQYNHTPITISEDCLYLNVWAPQWPARNPAPVMVWIHGGSNTIGSGGENGYDGAALARKGVVVVTLNYRLGVLGFFAHPELTRESPHHASGNYGLLDQLAALQWVRQNIAQFGGDPKRVTVFGESAGSINAGLLLCSPLSVGLFQRVILESGPVLSLAHHPVAREKGELFGESVARSLGAPANLQKLRDSSPDSVVNAAREAATHAADPGFVLDGWCLREPPAKIFAEGRQLPVDLMIGNNGREMSVFRGPSSSGSANRGLAGDSVKETIRIFYAGSASVVTGLFVINNVLGRTESADSWINDVVCACPAMAMSLLNAGTGHPAYVYQFLRSIPGKGEKTLGSFHSLELPYVFGAFRKAAWNWLPFEPVDYALGESIMDYWTNFAKTGNPNGPKLPNWPAFDAGSQASMEFTRLGQVQARAKSRPAFCDLDVKGLRARLK, from the coding sequence GTGCGAACTGCAGCCGGCCTCTTCCTCTTCACGCTCGCCGCCTTGTCCAACCCGACTTCTCCGGCTGCGGCCGAAGCACCGGTCGCCAGCGTGACTGGCGGCTCGATCCGCGGCCTGCTCGATTCCTCATTGCCCGGAGGAGGCGTGTTCAAAGGCATCCCGTTCGCCCGGCCGCCTGTGAAAGATCTCCGCTGGCGTGAGCCACAGCCCGTTCAGCCGTGGAAGGGCGTCCGCGACGCCAACCGGGTGTCCGCTTCCTGCATCCAGCCTGCGCTTGGCAACGGGCGTTTCCTCAAGCCGCTGGCCGAGCGGTACGGCACGCAATACAACCACACGCCCATCACGATCTCCGAGGATTGCCTTTACCTCAACGTCTGGGCGCCCCAGTGGCCGGCCAGGAACCCGGCTCCGGTCATGGTCTGGATTCACGGTGGTTCAAACACAATCGGCAGCGGCGGCGAGAACGGCTACGACGGCGCTGCCCTGGCTCGCAAAGGCGTCGTGGTCGTCACTCTCAACTACCGCCTCGGTGTGCTTGGCTTCTTTGCTCATCCGGAGCTCACTCGCGAGTCACCCCATCACGCCTCCGGAAACTACGGCCTGCTCGATCAGCTAGCGGCGCTGCAGTGGGTCCGGCAGAACATCGCTCAGTTTGGTGGTGATCCCAAGCGCGTCACCGTCTTCGGCGAATCAGCCGGTTCCATCAACGCGGGGCTTCTACTTTGCTCCCCGCTGTCGGTGGGCCTGTTCCAGCGGGTCATTCTGGAGAGTGGTCCGGTACTCAGCCTGGCCCATCACCCGGTCGCGCGGGAGAAGGGTGAGCTGTTCGGTGAGAGCGTGGCCCGTTCCCTCGGCGCCCCCGCCAATCTTCAGAAGCTGCGCGACTCGTCTCCTGACAGTGTGGTCAATGCGGCTCGCGAGGCGGCAACCCATGCAGCGGATCCGGGGTTCGTATTGGATGGATGGTGCCTGCGCGAGCCTCCGGCGAAGATATTTGCCGAGGGCCGTCAATTGCCGGTGGATCTGATGATCGGCAACAACGGCCGGGAGATGAGCGTCTTTCGAGGCCCGTCTTCCTCAGGGAGTGCGAATCGCGGCCTGGCCGGCGACTCGGTCAAGGAAACCATCCGCATCTTTTACGCAGGCTCTGCGTCGGTTGTGACCGGGCTCTTCGTGATCAACAACGTCCTGGGCCGGACGGAGTCCGCCGATAGCTGGATCAATGACGTCGTCTGCGCCTGCCCGGCCATGGCGATGTCGTTGCTGAATGCCGGCACCGGTCACCCTGCCTACGTCTATCAGTTCCTGCGTTCCATACCCGGCAAGGGAGAGAAGACGCTGGGTTCCTTCCACAGCCTCGAACTGCCTTACGTCTTCGGCGCATTCCGCAAAGCGGCCTGGAACTGGCTTCCCTTTGAGCCGGTCGATTACGCTTTGGGCGAATCCATCATGGATTATTGGACGAACTTCGCCAAGACCGGGAACCCGAATGGACCCAAACTCCCCAACTGGCCGGCCTTCGATGCCGGCAGTCAGGCTTCGATGGAGTTCACTCGGCTGGGCCAGGTCCAGGCGCGGGCCAAGAGCCGGCCCGCGTTCTGCGACCTGGACGTGAAGGGGCTCAGGGCACGGCTAAAATGA
- a CDS encoding SUMF1/EgtB/PvdO family nonheme iron enzyme, with translation MATQEAVAHDRTTLIGRLHEAREETDALLDIVLPEALYDRPIPERHRIVFYHGHLEAFDWNLLSGPCGLASSEPELDRLFAFGIDPIDGRLPSDAPGDWPRPEQVAGYRNRARRALNEAIHRVPNPELLLNVAIEHRLMHAETLAYMFHQMPFEKKARRAVRRVLNGGEWTPASVEIPEGQAVLGLRRESGVFGWCNEFEECRAPVPAFRVDKYKVSNGQFLRFLTEGGYDDRGLWPDADWAWKSEHGIKHPAFWLNRGGRWVYRSMFDELPLPLDWPVYVSHAEASAYARWAGKRLPTEAEWHRAAEGPAQQHADPQRDIWDPSPVQVCGSSEFGVEGLFANGWEWTSTSFAPLPGFRAFPFYPGYSSDFFDGQHFVLKGGSERTAACMLRGSFRNWFQPHYQYVYAGFRCVRVED, from the coding sequence ATGGCAACCCAGGAAGCTGTTGCCCATGACCGCACGACACTAATTGGCCGGCTGCACGAGGCGAGAGAGGAGACGGATGCGCTCCTTGACATCGTGCTGCCCGAGGCGCTGTATGACCGGCCCATTCCCGAGCGCCACCGGATTGTTTTCTACCACGGCCACCTCGAGGCGTTCGACTGGAACCTGCTGAGCGGGCCGTGCGGCCTAGCCAGCAGCGAACCGGAACTGGATCGCCTTTTCGCCTTCGGCATCGATCCAATTGACGGCAGGCTGCCTTCGGATGCGCCGGGCGATTGGCCGCGACCGGAGCAGGTGGCCGGATACAGAAACCGGGCCAGACGGGCGCTCAATGAAGCCATCCACCGCGTACCGAATCCGGAACTGCTGCTGAATGTCGCCATCGAGCACCGGCTGATGCACGCCGAGACGCTGGCCTACATGTTCCACCAGATGCCCTTCGAAAAGAAGGCGCGCCGGGCCGTGCGCCGCGTGCTGAACGGCGGTGAGTGGACACCGGCATCGGTGGAGATTCCCGAGGGCCAGGCCGTGTTGGGGCTGCGCAGGGAATCCGGTGTTTTCGGCTGGTGCAACGAGTTTGAGGAATGCCGCGCGCCAGTGCCCGCGTTCCGTGTCGACAAGTACAAAGTGAGCAATGGACAGTTCCTGCGGTTTCTGACAGAGGGCGGATATGACGACCGCGGGCTCTGGCCGGATGCGGATTGGGCCTGGAAGTCGGAGCACGGCATCAAGCATCCCGCATTCTGGTTGAATCGCGGCGGCCGGTGGGTTTACCGGTCGATGTTCGATGAGTTGCCGCTGCCGCTGGACTGGCCCGTCTATGTCAGCCACGCCGAGGCGAGCGCCTACGCCCGGTGGGCAGGCAAGCGATTGCCGACAGAAGCGGAATGGCATCGCGCCGCTGAAGGTCCGGCCCAGCAGCATGCGGATCCGCAGCGCGACATCTGGGATCCTTCACCGGTGCAGGTCTGTGGATCCAGCGAATTCGGAGTCGAAGGCCTTTTCGCCAACGGGTGGGAGTGGACGTCCACATCGTTTGCGCCATTGCCCGGATTTCGGGCATTTCCGTTCTATCCGGGGTACTCGTCGGATTTCTTCGACGGCCAGCACTTTGTGTTGAAGGGCGGCAGCGAAAGAACGGCCGCCTGCATGCTGCGCGGAAGTTTCCGCAACTGGTTCCAACCGCATTATCAATACGTCTACGCGGGTTTCCGCTGCGTGAGAGTGGAGGACTGA
- a CDS encoding alkene reductase, producing the protein MPEQKGLFSPIVIGELELPNRIVMSPMTRIRAEEDCSPSERMVRYYAQRAAAGLIVTEGTHPSPMGRGYTYPPGLHTEEQAAGWRKVTDAVHDAGGRIFVQLMHAGRVSHSSLLPDHALPVAPSAIPIYGEIHAFDGKFPFETPRALETGEIPVVVEEYRLAAELSIAAGFDGVELHAATGYLPNQFQVTGSNHRTDGYGGSLEGRTRFTMEIMDALCGVRGANQVGIKIAPGFTVNDTYDEDPAQTYTYLAQRLNSYGLAYLHVGYDSGYARGTPPSFNPIDLIRSVYSGTLMAVGGFTKASGVAAIAAGRADIIAYGRPFISNPDLVERFKIDAPLTPWDVRTFYGGDDHGYTDYPVLSAE; encoded by the coding sequence GTGCCTGAGCAAAAGGGACTGTTTTCGCCGATTGTGATCGGTGAGCTGGAATTGCCAAACCGGATTGTCATGTCGCCCATGACACGGATCCGGGCCGAGGAGGACTGCTCGCCTAGTGAACGCATGGTCCGCTATTATGCGCAGCGGGCGGCGGCGGGGCTGATCGTTACCGAAGGGACGCATCCCAGCCCGATGGGACGCGGCTACACCTATCCTCCCGGGCTGCACACCGAGGAACAGGCAGCCGGCTGGCGAAAGGTAACGGATGCGGTCCACGATGCCGGGGGGCGCATTTTCGTTCAGTTGATGCATGCGGGGCGTGTTTCCCACTCGTCGCTGCTACCGGATCACGCGCTCCCGGTGGCTCCATCGGCCATCCCCATCTACGGAGAGATCCACGCCTTCGACGGAAAGTTTCCGTTCGAAACGCCGCGGGCGCTGGAAACCGGGGAGATCCCTGTAGTCGTCGAAGAGTATCGCCTGGCAGCAGAGTTGTCCATCGCGGCTGGTTTCGACGGTGTGGAACTGCATGCGGCGACGGGCTACCTGCCTAACCAGTTCCAAGTCACGGGGTCGAACCATCGGACCGATGGCTATGGCGGCTCACTGGAAGGCCGGACCCGCTTCACGATGGAAATCATGGACGCACTCTGCGGGGTGAGGGGCGCGAACCAGGTGGGCATCAAGATCGCACCGGGCTTCACCGTGAATGACACGTACGACGAAGATCCCGCGCAAACATATACTTATCTCGCGCAGCGCCTGAACTCGTACGGGCTGGCGTATCTTCACGTAGGCTACGACAGTGGCTACGCCCGGGGCACGCCTCCGTCTTTCAATCCCATCGATCTCATTCGCTCAGTTTACAGCGGGACGCTGATGGCCGTGGGCGGTTTCACCAAGGCATCAGGAGTAGCAGCAATCGCGGCCGGGCGGGCCGACATCATCGCCTACGGCCGGCCCTTCATCTCCAATCCCGATCTGGTCGAGAGATTTAAGATTGACGCGCCATTGACTCCCTGGGACGTTCGAACTTTCTACGGCGGGGACGACCACGGCTACACGGACTATCCGGTGCTCAGCGCAGAGTAG